The Corylus avellana chromosome ca8, CavTom2PMs-1.0 genome has a segment encoding these proteins:
- the LOC132190477 gene encoding protein SOB FIVE-LIKE 5-like — MDIPAASQWSSGCESGWTRYLEQSSLSENQFQRVGGTDDYGGKEARVGEKEEDLSLVSDASSGPSHHHEDDEECFHDNGCHFNYSEVAGKSKKKKKTKELHARNRRHSDLDDTASYPALSFPLQPDRTTLYRNQDSMENLLNFSHGFSATHFEGKSALQKRFSFFESSFAENPPSEEAGGFHGRNWK, encoded by the exons ATGGATATCCCAGCAGCTTCACAATGGAGTAGTGGGTGTGAATCTGGATGGACTCGGTACTTAGAACAATCCTCTCTTTCAGAGAATCAATTCCAGAGAGTTGGTGGAACTGATGACTATGGAGGAAAAGAAGCAAGAGTGGGGGAGAAAGAAGAGGACTTGTCCTTGGTCTCTGATGCTTCTTCTGGGCCTTCACATCACCATGAAGATGACGAAGAGTGCTTTCATGACAATGGGTGTCATTTTAATTATTCCGAGGTTGCCggcaaaagcaaaaagaaaaagaagaccaAAGAATTACATGCCAGAAACAGACGGCACTCAGATCTTGATGACACTGCTAGCTACCCTGCATTGAGCTTTCCCCTGCAG CCGGATAGAACTACTCTCTATAGGAATCAAGATTCAATGGAGAATTTATTGAATTTCTCTCATGGTTTCTCTGCAACACATTTTGAG ggAAAATCTGCATTACAGAAGCGTTTCAGTTTCTTTGAATCCTCCTTCGCTGAAAACCCACCTTCAGAAGAAGCAG GTGGCTTTCATGGAAGAAATTGGAAATGA